The following DNA comes from Pseudophryne corroboree isolate aPseCor3 chromosome 8, aPseCor3.hap2, whole genome shotgun sequence.
TTTCAGTTGTCCCCATATTTGTGCCTGTCTGTTCCATCCATCCTTATGGGACTTGTGCACATTGTACCCCATGCAGCCAGATGAATATACGCACTTCCCTACTCTTGTTTTTCTTTATTATGCCTCATTACAGACTTCCTGTTTGAGTTCACTGCTGCATTGTGGCTTTTTTTGGTGCTTCTATATCTTCAAACAAAACCAGTTTCATATTAGCGCTGCCATGTATGCAGGACACAGTTGCATGGAAGCATCTGGCCTTCCTCTGAAGAAGACATCTGACATAGAAACAGTGATGACATACTAAAAGCTTACAGTGTAGAAATGTTGCTTTGGTTCCTCTCTTTTCCTGTAAGCCTAGGTCTTTTCTTAACACTCATGCTTTGTTTGATTCTTAGAACCTCCACAACTTGCGTCTCTCTGAGGAAATAGACTCTGCCGATGATCACATCTTCACCAGCCCccagaggagacattcctgtgcccCCGAACTGTATGATGAAACACACTGGGCTTCTCGTGACCGATGGACTCTTGACCCACCTCGTGTTCCATTCAGAGCAGATCGTTCCATCAGCCTTACCGAAGGACCCCGGACTGCACTACCTCCACCACCACCGGGGTTTCCTCCACTGAAGAATGCCTTGCCTGCCCTTCCTGCCCCTTCGCCTCGTTACAAGACAGAGCTGTGCCGTACCTTCTCTGAAACGGGTACCTGTAAGTATGGCTCCAAATGTCAGTTTGCACATGGGCAGGTCGAGCTGAGAGAACCAAACCGTCACCCAAAGTACAAGACAGAATATTGCCATAAATTCTACTTGTATGGAGAGTGCCCATACGGGTCCCGTTGTAACTTTATCCATCACCCAGCCGAGCAAGGAGCTACGCAACAAGTTCTACGCCAGAGTCTCAGCTACACTGGCGTACCGTTAAGAAGAGGATCCCCTCCTCCGCCAGGCTTCCCAGACCCTGCTTCATTTACCAGAGCTGCCTCAGTGTCTCCACCACCTTCCTCTGATATGCTCTTCTCTCCTGCTCCTTCTGAGACCAGAAGCCATGTGTCCTCCCTCAAAGGAACAGATTCCTGTTCTCGCTGTTGCTCGTGCCGGTGCTCCAGGTCTGGAACCCTCATTCAGGACCCTTTCTCCTCCAACCATATGCTCCTACGCTCACCTTCTTCCAGTTCCCTGACGGAAAATGAGTGTTACAGCAGTGGGTCCGAGTCTCCTGTCTTTGAGATGTCATGCCAGGTGCTTGCCAATAAGAGATTGCCAATATTCCACAGGCTATCTGTTTCTGATTGAGGTTGGAGAGCAACCCAATAGCATTCGAACAAACTCTTCTTTTTAGCCCTCCTCCAAGACCAGCACAATTGTTGTCTTTAAGAAGAAACAAGACATTCTGTGAAGTCAACCCCATCAGCCGAGGAAGAAAAGATTTCAGGGATCTTCATCATGTGCCTTTTACTGATTCTCAGGGCTTTGTGTGGTCTGTGTTGATGGCTTCACAGTAGCCTCAGAGGACATGACTCTTTTGCACATATGGAAACCCATCCTTTCCAAAATCTGTTGTTAACCTGTTCAGAGCTGAAAGGTCCATTTTACAGTGTAAGGGCGTCCCCTTCCCCTACCGCTTGCTGCGTAGGTGGGGAGAATGCCCAGAAATAATGTAGCATACCAAGGTATAGAACATGTTTACTGCCTCAAGTCTCAAGCCCTTAGTTTGGGCTGGACCTAAACTGATGAGAATGGGACTCGGTGTGGACCAGTATCCCTGTCgtgaaacaaaaaaaaatgaaaaagacaaaaaaaacctgCATTTTTACTCCTGTGAACTCTTAAAATAattaactttttgtttttttttggaagtGCTGAAATGCATTGAAGTGTTATAATACAATCATTT
Coding sequences within:
- the LOC134949406 gene encoding mRNA decay activator protein ZFP36-like, with the protein product MSTILDIRTIYKNLHNLRLSEEIDSADDHIFTSPQRRHSCAPELYDETHWASRDRWTLDPPRVPFRADRSISLTEGPRTALPPPPPGFPPLKNALPALPAPSPRYKTELCRTFSETGTCKYGSKCQFAHGQVELREPNRHPKYKTEYCHKFYLYGECPYGSRCNFIHHPAEQGATQQVLRQSLSYTGVPLRRGSPPPPGFPDPASFTRAASVSPPPSSDMLFSPAPSETRSHVSSLKGTDSCSRCCSCRCSRSGTLIQDPFSSNHMLLRSPSSSSLTENECYSSGSESPVFEMSCQVLANKRLPIFHRLSVSD